A single region of the Amphiura filiformis chromosome 7, Afil_fr2py, whole genome shotgun sequence genome encodes:
- the LOC140157011 gene encoding protein DGCR6-like yields MANFDDQESVRRNRQQTHYAMLSELTRLAREVPASFQQRLPYSTLSAIASSLLDGTVFEIVKHLYEIQQMTERKLMEQRAQLVNTHKVMKQEQQRKHRSELENCQSKPHNIPLVKHTNDKEKEALDKRIEYEINQMDERILLELDQRCTEQQTTLEKAGVHGFYCTSNPQEVKLQMYVLKFILKLSSMDFGSANAVT; encoded by the exons ATGGCAAATTTTGACGACCAAGAATCGGTTAGACGTAACAGACAACAGACTCACTATGCTATGCTGAGTGAATTGACTCGACTTGCAAGAGAAGTGCCAGC GAGTTTCCAGCAGCGTTTACCATACAGCACACTGTCCGCCATAGCCTCCTCACTCCTGGATGGTACGGTGTTTGAAATTGTGAAGCACCTGTATGAAATACAGCAGATGACTGAGCGCAAACTGATGGAACAGAGGGCGCAGCTTGTCAACACTCATAAAG TCATGAAGCAAGAGCAGCAAAGGAAACACCGGTCAGAACTAGAGAATTGTCAGAGTAAACCTCACAACATACCTCTAGTGAAGCACACCAATGATAAAGAGAAAGAG GCTCTAGACAAGAGAATCGAATACGAGATCAACCAAATGGATGAACGAATCTTACTAGAACTGGACCAGCGTTGCACGGAGCAACAAACAACGCTAGAAAAAGCAGGTGTGCACGGTTTCTACTGCACCAGCAACCCGCAGGAAGTCAAACTGCAGATGTATGTGTTGAAGTTTATTCTGAAACTCAGTAGCATGGACTTTGGTTCTGCTAACGCTGTGACTTGA